One Amycolatopsis sp. NBC_00355 genomic window carries:
- a CDS encoding SCO6745 family protein: protein MTSTARRMFELLEPICLVTFCADECNEEQAALGHRTYWDGYFAGRAAALGRVPAQVVHAAFYNFADGEAARHIPSAWETIPPEASVAARERGSAASLRRILGDEVAGSPGLARAADLTTKAATSAPTEGRMMYAGMRTLPVPGDPVARLWHSATVLREHRGDGHIAALVGAGIGGTESHVLSALDLGIHPPESFGRIHHLPKERLAEVMAGLRERGLVDADGWFTDAGRETKRRIEALTDELAAPPYDALSPAELDELVAELEPLAATLMAAGSR, encoded by the coding sequence ATGACCTCCACCGCCCGCCGGATGTTCGAGCTCCTCGAGCCGATCTGCCTGGTCACCTTCTGCGCCGACGAGTGCAACGAGGAGCAGGCCGCGCTCGGCCACCGCACCTACTGGGACGGCTACTTCGCCGGCCGCGCGGCGGCGCTGGGACGGGTGCCGGCGCAGGTCGTGCACGCGGCGTTCTACAACTTCGCCGACGGCGAGGCCGCGCGGCACATCCCGAGCGCATGGGAGACGATCCCGCCCGAGGCGTCCGTCGCCGCGCGGGAGCGGGGCAGCGCGGCCTCCCTGCGCCGGATCCTCGGCGACGAGGTGGCCGGCTCCCCGGGCCTGGCGCGCGCCGCCGACCTGACCACCAAGGCCGCCACGAGCGCGCCCACCGAGGGCCGGATGATGTACGCCGGGATGCGCACCCTGCCGGTGCCGGGCGACCCCGTGGCCCGGCTGTGGCACTCCGCGACCGTGCTGCGCGAGCACCGCGGTGACGGGCACATCGCCGCGCTGGTCGGCGCGGGCATCGGCGGCACGGAGTCGCACGTGCTCAGCGCGCTGGACCTCGGTATTCACCCGCCGGAGTCGTTCGGGCGCATCCACCACCTGCCGAAGGAGCGGCTGGCCGAGGTGATGGCCGGTTTGCGCGAGCGCGGGCTCGTCGACGCCGACGGCTGGTTCACCGACGCCGGCCGCGAGACCAAGCGCCGCATCGAAGCCCTCACCGACGAGCTCGCCGCCCCGCCGTACGACGCGCTTTCCCCCGCCGAGCTCGACGAGCTGGTCGCCGAGCTCGAACCCCTCGCCGCGACGCTGATGGCCGCGGGTTCGCGGTGA
- a CDS encoding NAD(P)/FAD-dependent oxidoreductase, which produces MTENSSYDVVVVGGGAAGLNAALMLGRARRRVAVVDGGAPRNAPAAHMHGFLSRDGLPPAELLKIGREELLGYGVDLIDDDVERLEPGFTLRLAGGRELSSRRVLWATGVHDDLPDLPGLRESWGTDAVTCPYCHGYEVRDQPLGVLGTEAASVEHALLVRQWSPDVVYFAHTAPPSDADRERLDARGIRVVDGTVTAVRREQGAMTGVELGGRFVPRVALFLRTRTVPHDAQLRELGCAVEADVVEVDPGGQTSVPGVWAAGNVVDARATVIIAAAQGAAAAGMLNHDLVAEDVRQAVDAFGGFTPAAERAAAAAR; this is translated from the coding sequence ATGACCGAGAACAGCAGTTACGACGTAGTGGTGGTGGGTGGCGGGGCCGCGGGCCTCAACGCCGCCCTGATGCTCGGCCGGGCGCGGCGGCGCGTCGCGGTCGTCGACGGCGGCGCGCCGCGCAACGCCCCCGCCGCCCACATGCACGGCTTCCTGTCCCGGGACGGGCTGCCGCCGGCCGAGCTCCTCAAGATCGGCCGCGAAGAGCTCCTGGGTTACGGCGTCGACCTCATCGACGACGACGTCGAGCGCCTCGAGCCCGGGTTCACGCTGCGGCTGGCCGGCGGCCGCGAGCTGAGCTCGCGGCGCGTCCTGTGGGCCACCGGCGTCCACGACGACCTCCCGGACCTCCCGGGCCTGCGCGAAAGCTGGGGCACCGACGCGGTGACCTGCCCCTACTGCCACGGTTACGAGGTCCGCGACCAGCCGCTCGGCGTGCTCGGCACCGAAGCCGCGAGCGTCGAGCACGCGCTGCTCGTCCGCCAGTGGTCGCCGGACGTCGTCTACTTCGCCCACACCGCGCCGCCGTCCGACGCGGACCGCGAACGGCTCGACGCGCGGGGCATCCGGGTCGTCGACGGGACCGTGACCGCGGTGCGGCGCGAGCAAGGCGCGATGACCGGCGTCGAACTGGGCGGCCGGTTCGTGCCGCGGGTGGCGCTGTTCCTCCGCACCCGGACCGTCCCGCACGACGCTCAGCTGCGAGAACTCGGCTGTGCGGTGGAGGCCGACGTCGTCGAGGTCGACCCCGGCGGGCAGACGAGCGTCCCCGGCGTGTGGGCGGCCGGCAACGTCGTGGACGCGCGGGCCACCGTGATCATCGCCGCGGCGCAGGGTGCGGCGGCCGCGGGAATGCTGAACCACGATCTCGTCGCCGAGGACGTCCGCCAGGCCGTCGACGCGTTCGGCGGTTTCACGCCGGCCGCGGAACGCGCCGCCGCGGCCGCGCGCTGA
- a CDS encoding helix-turn-helix domain-containing protein codes for MTDAINQALAEVGPRLKRVRTQRRVTLADLSEATGISKSTLSRLEAGQRKPSLELLLPIAQAHQVPLDELVGAPEVGDPRVRLTARRIPRHNGATMTVLPLTRQPGAPQAFKMILEPETGEPDPQVHEGYEWLYVLSGRLRLVLADHDMTLGPGEAAEFDTRLPHWFGAVDGRPAEILSLFGKQGERLHLRAKSR; via the coding sequence ATGACGGACGCGATCAACCAGGCACTGGCCGAGGTGGGACCCCGGCTCAAGCGGGTCCGCACCCAGCGGCGGGTCACCCTCGCCGACCTCTCGGAGGCGACGGGCATCTCGAAGAGCACGCTGTCGCGCCTGGAGGCCGGCCAGCGGAAGCCGAGCCTGGAGCTGCTGCTGCCGATCGCCCAGGCCCACCAGGTCCCGCTGGACGAGCTGGTCGGCGCCCCGGAGGTCGGCGACCCGCGCGTCCGCCTGACGGCGCGGCGCATCCCGCGGCACAACGGCGCGACCATGACGGTGCTCCCGCTGACCCGCCAGCCGGGCGCGCCCCAGGCGTTCAAGATGATCCTCGAGCCCGAGACGGGCGAGCCGGACCCGCAGGTCCACGAGGGGTACGAGTGGCTGTACGTGCTCTCGGGCCGGCTCCGGCTGGTCCTGGCCGACCACGACATGACGCTGGGCCCGGGCGAGGCCGCGGAGTTCGACACGCGGCTGCCGCACTGGTTCGGGGCGGTCGACGGCCGGCCCGCGGAGATCCTGAGCCTGTTCGGCAAGCAGGGGGAGCGGCTGCACCTGCGCGCGAAGTCGCGCTGA
- a CDS encoding helix-turn-helix domain-containing protein: protein MVRQPLTPDQLEAGRRLGVLLRHARDGRELADVARAAGISPETLRKIETGRLPSPGFGTIVRLGEALAMPVQELAATWRGADLEAVS, encoded by the coding sequence ATGGTCCGTCAACCGCTCACGCCCGACCAGCTCGAAGCCGGCCGGCGGCTCGGTGTCCTGCTGCGCCACGCGCGCGACGGCCGCGAGCTCGCGGACGTCGCGCGGGCGGCCGGGATCTCGCCGGAGACGCTGCGCAAGATCGAGACCGGCCGGCTGCCCTCCCCCGGCTTCGGCACGATCGTCCGCCTCGGCGAGGCGCTCGCCATGCCGGTCCAGGAGCTGGCCGCCACCTGGCGCGGCGCCGACCTGGAAGCCGTCTCCTAG
- a CDS encoding ArnT family glycosyltransferase: MSSSPRRPPGAAEVTPEHPPRGRFARWAFALVVVALLAELAVAMFTTAVEQSPTIDEPVYVGTAVVYLQQHSLRYNPEHPPLGKLIIASGLVFADVHLDPAFAGDQSRLGWRVLYESGNDPGRLMLLARLPVMVLTLLFGLVVFRFARDLAGPAGGVTALALYALSPDVIANGALATLDVPVAGFVVTSVWLLWRARHRPVFYLPLAGLALGAALATKMSALAGVPVVLLLAVLSVRRARRTGAFDAGRFAGPLVAVAGVTLIATAVVWFSYLAVDPRLQWETPPDLPAVHGLRVLVDRLPLPREYRDGVHLQFGFEDQVWGGFLFGTRYFGPLWYYLPAALLVKTPLGLLALGSAGSAVLVAVPRVRPAAPYVLVPAAVLLAAAMTGSRDLGVRYAIFVPMFLAVAAAGVIALRRRWAYVAAAVLVVFAAVSSVRTFPYYLPYANEAFGGPAESHLRLHDSNVDWGQDLGRLGKRYPHERIWLVYKGSGVPAAYGIDAADPLSVPPEQVRGLLAVSDSAIVKADDRLRALIDTSVPIDDVGHSITIYRRP; the protein is encoded by the coding sequence GTGTCGTCCTCACCGCGCCGGCCGCCGGGCGCGGCCGAGGTGACCCCGGAGCACCCGCCGCGGGGCCGGTTCGCGCGGTGGGCGTTCGCGCTCGTCGTGGTCGCGCTCCTGGCCGAACTGGCCGTCGCGATGTTCACGACGGCGGTGGAGCAGTCCCCGACGATCGACGAGCCGGTCTACGTCGGCACGGCCGTGGTCTACCTGCAGCAGCACAGCCTCCGCTACAACCCGGAGCACCCGCCGCTGGGGAAGCTGATCATCGCGTCCGGGCTCGTGTTCGCCGACGTGCACCTCGATCCCGCGTTCGCCGGCGACCAGAGCCGGCTCGGCTGGCGCGTGCTGTACGAGTCGGGGAACGATCCGGGACGGCTGATGCTGCTGGCGCGGCTGCCGGTGATGGTGCTGACGCTGTTGTTCGGGCTGGTCGTCTTCCGGTTCGCGCGTGATCTGGCCGGCCCGGCCGGCGGCGTGACGGCGCTCGCGCTGTACGCGTTGTCGCCGGACGTCATCGCGAACGGGGCGCTGGCCACGCTCGACGTGCCGGTGGCCGGTTTTGTGGTGACGTCGGTGTGGCTGTTGTGGCGGGCCCGCCACCGCCCCGTGTTCTACCTTCCCCTGGCGGGCCTGGCCCTCGGCGCGGCCCTGGCCACGAAGATGAGCGCGCTGGCCGGGGTGCCGGTGGTGCTGCTCCTCGCCGTGCTGTCGGTGCGGCGCGCCCGCCGCACCGGGGCCTTTGACGCGGGCCGGTTCGCCGGACCGCTCGTGGCGGTCGCCGGCGTCACGCTGATCGCGACCGCCGTGGTCTGGTTTTCCTATCTCGCCGTGGATCCGCGGCTGCAATGGGAGACGCCGCCGGACCTGCCGGCCGTCCACGGCCTGCGCGTGCTCGTCGACCGGCTGCCGCTGCCCCGGGAGTACCGGGACGGCGTGCACCTCCAGTTCGGCTTCGAAGACCAGGTGTGGGGCGGGTTCCTGTTCGGCACGCGGTATTTCGGCCCGCTGTGGTACTACCTGCCGGCCGCGCTGCTGGTGAAGACGCCGCTGGGGTTGCTGGCGCTCGGGTCGGCCGGTTCCGCCGTGCTGGTGGCGGTTCCCCGGGTGCGCCCGGCCGCACCGTACGTCCTCGTTCCGGCGGCCGTGCTGCTGGCCGCGGCGATGACCGGCAGCCGTGACCTCGGCGTCCGGTACGCGATCTTCGTGCCGATGTTCCTGGCCGTCGCGGCGGCCGGCGTCATCGCGCTACGCCGGCGGTGGGCGTACGTCGCGGCGGCGGTCCTGGTCGTCTTCGCCGCGGTCAGCTCGGTGCGGACTTTCCCGTACTACCTGCCGTATGCCAACGAAGCGTTCGGCGGACCGGCGGAGAGCCATCTGCGCCTGCACGACTCGAACGTCGACTGGGGTCAGGACCTGGGCCGGCTCGGGAAGCGCTATCCCCACGAGCGGATCTGGCTCGTGTACAAGGGAAGCGGGGTGCCGGCCGCCTACGGGATCGACGCCGCCGACCCGCTTTCCGTGCCCCCTGAACAGGTTCGCGGGCTGCTCGCGGTGTCGGACTCCGCGATCGTCAAGGCGGACGACCGGTTGCGGGCGCTGATCGACACGAGCGTGCCGATCGACGACGTCGGCCACTCCATCACGATCTACCGCCGCCCGTAA
- a CDS encoding FAD-dependent oxidoreductase — protein sequence MNTPVTIIGAGLGGLTLARVLHVHGIASTVYEAEPSPMARMQGGMLDIHDYNGLLAVEAAGLTEAFQGLVLAGRQAMRILDHQGNLLFEKVDDGTGGRPEVQRGELRRLLLDGLPDGTVRWGHKVSGTRARAEGGYEVTFADGSTVGADLLVGADGTWSRVRSLVIGAVPEYDGTAFIETYLHDADTRHPATAKAVGGGSLAANGPTPDRAISAHRETGDTLHAYIALTESLDWFAALDFDDPAAVTARIAREFDGWAPELTALITDADTAPVFRPHYALPIGHRWDRLPGVTLVGDAAHVTAPNGEGANLAMLDGAELGQALAAHPGDVEAALAEYEEAMFTRTATPIDDAALMESLFDGELPQSLLDMFTGDQRKS from the coding sequence ATGAACACCCCAGTCACGATCATCGGTGCCGGACTCGGCGGCCTCACCCTCGCCCGGGTCCTGCACGTCCACGGCATCGCGTCGACGGTCTACGAGGCCGAGCCGTCGCCGATGGCGCGGATGCAGGGCGGGATGCTCGACATCCACGACTACAACGGGCTGCTCGCCGTCGAGGCGGCCGGCCTGACGGAGGCGTTCCAGGGGCTGGTGCTGGCGGGCCGGCAGGCGATGCGGATCCTCGACCACCAGGGGAACCTCCTGTTCGAGAAGGTCGATGACGGCACGGGTGGCCGCCCCGAGGTGCAGCGCGGCGAGCTGCGCCGGCTGCTGCTCGACGGGCTCCCGGACGGCACGGTCCGGTGGGGCCACAAGGTGAGCGGCACCCGGGCCCGCGCCGAAGGCGGCTACGAGGTGACCTTCGCCGACGGCTCCACCGTCGGCGCGGACCTGCTGGTCGGCGCGGACGGCACGTGGTCGCGGGTCCGGTCGCTGGTCATCGGCGCCGTGCCCGAGTACGACGGCACGGCGTTCATCGAGACCTACCTCCACGACGCCGACACCCGGCACCCCGCCACGGCGAAGGCGGTCGGCGGCGGGTCCCTGGCGGCGAACGGGCCCACCCCGGACCGGGCGATCAGCGCCCACCGGGAAACCGGCGACACCCTGCACGCCTACATCGCCCTCACGGAGTCGCTGGACTGGTTCGCCGCGCTCGACTTCGACGATCCGGCCGCGGTCACCGCGCGGATCGCGCGGGAGTTCGACGGCTGGGCCCCGGAGCTCACGGCGCTGATCACCGACGCCGACACCGCGCCGGTCTTCCGCCCGCACTACGCCTTGCCGATCGGGCACCGCTGGGACCGCCTGCCCGGTGTCACCCTCGTCGGTGACGCCGCGCACGTCACGGCCCCGAACGGCGAAGGCGCCAACCTGGCGATGCTGGACGGTGCCGAGCTCGGCCAGGCCCTGGCGGCCCACCCCGGCGACGTCGAAGCCGCGCTCGCGGAGTACGAGGAAGCCATGTTCACCCGCACCGCCACCCCGATCGACGACGCCGCGCTCATGGAAAGCCTGTTCGACGGCGAACTCCCGCAGAGCCTGCTGGACATGTTCACCGGAGACCAGCGGAAGTCCTGA
- a CDS encoding NADP-dependent oxidoreductase — MRALTVRDRDAGPTLTDLPYPHAAENDVIVRVHAAGFTPGELDWPATWTDRAGRDRTPSVPGHEVAGVVAELGYGTTGLTVGQRVFGLVDWTRDGSLAEYTAVEARNLAPLAADIDYPVAAALPISGLTAWQGLFDHGGLTTGQTVLVHGAAGGVGSIAIQLAREIGARVIGTGRATDRDVVLDLGAHAFLDLATDPWTDAGEVDVVFDVIGGDVLERSAALVRPGGTLVTIAAPPTASPKDGRAVFFVVEPDRARLADLAQRLRDGRLRLLIGDVRPLAEAAEAFTHHRRTRGKTIIQVAADGS, encoded by the coding sequence GTGCGCGCCCTCACCGTGCGGGACCGTGACGCCGGACCCACCCTGACCGACCTGCCGTACCCCCACGCCGCCGAAAACGACGTCATCGTGCGCGTCCACGCCGCCGGCTTCACGCCGGGCGAGCTCGACTGGCCCGCCACCTGGACCGACCGCGCGGGCCGCGACCGCACGCCCAGCGTGCCCGGGCACGAGGTGGCCGGAGTCGTCGCCGAACTGGGCTACGGCACCACCGGCCTCACCGTCGGCCAGCGGGTGTTCGGCCTCGTCGACTGGACCCGCGACGGTTCACTCGCCGAGTACACCGCGGTGGAGGCACGCAACCTCGCCCCGCTGGCCGCGGACATCGACTACCCGGTCGCCGCGGCCCTGCCGATCTCCGGACTGACGGCGTGGCAAGGACTCTTCGACCACGGCGGCCTCACCACGGGTCAGACCGTCCTGGTCCACGGCGCGGCCGGCGGCGTCGGATCGATCGCCATCCAGCTCGCCCGCGAGATCGGCGCCCGCGTCATCGGCACCGGCCGGGCCACCGACCGCGACGTCGTGCTGGACCTCGGCGCACACGCCTTCCTGGACCTGGCCACCGATCCCTGGACGGACGCCGGTGAGGTCGACGTGGTCTTCGACGTCATCGGCGGCGACGTCCTCGAGCGGTCGGCCGCCCTGGTCCGCCCGGGCGGCACCCTCGTGACCATCGCGGCGCCACCCACGGCGTCGCCGAAGGACGGGCGCGCGGTCTTCTTCGTGGTCGAACCCGACCGCGCCCGGCTGGCGGACCTGGCCCAGCGGTTGCGGGACGGCCGCCTCCGCCTCCTGATCGGCGACGTCCGCCCGCTGGCCGAGGCGGCGGAGGCGTTCACCCACCACCGGCGCACCCGCGGCAAGACGATCATCCAGGTCGCGGCGGATGGTTCGTGA
- a CDS encoding cyclase family protein: MADPADPDLPDNWGRWGTGDELGTLNLITDEVRAKAAAEVRTGRWVSLALPITPNPMVSGPFAPTTVDVSPVQQLMSHTGVGVAADVMLVTNHHAKSTHLDALAHWSTDDRVYPGRPRAEVVTAGGVTHASTSAFAAGIVTRGVLLDLAVEGPLPPGYAVTSQDFEQAERRQGVEVRPGDALVVRLGWPATPVPGTPTPGISVDAVRWMHRRGVALCAPDRGDANPPLDPAGPSPLHGVGLGRLAMPLIDAVGLDDLAALCAELQRYSFLLTVAPPRIHGLTGIPVNPIALF; the protein is encoded by the coding sequence ATGGCCGACCCGGCTGACCCCGACCTGCCGGACAACTGGGGCCGCTGGGGCACCGGCGACGAACTGGGCACGCTCAACCTCATCACCGACGAGGTGCGCGCGAAGGCCGCCGCCGAGGTGCGGACGGGCCGGTGGGTGTCGCTGGCGCTGCCGATCACGCCGAACCCGATGGTCAGCGGCCCGTTCGCACCCACGACGGTGGACGTCTCGCCGGTGCAGCAGCTGATGTCGCACACCGGGGTGGGCGTGGCGGCCGACGTGATGCTGGTGACGAACCACCACGCGAAGTCGACGCACCTCGACGCGCTGGCGCACTGGTCGACCGACGACCGGGTCTACCCGGGCCGCCCGCGGGCCGAGGTCGTGACCGCCGGCGGGGTCACGCACGCGTCGACGTCGGCGTTCGCCGCCGGGATCGTGACGCGCGGCGTCCTGCTCGACCTGGCCGTCGAGGGACCCCTGCCGCCGGGGTACGCGGTGACGTCGCAGGACTTCGAGCAAGCCGAGCGGCGCCAGGGCGTCGAAGTGCGGCCGGGTGACGCGCTGGTCGTCCGGCTCGGCTGGCCGGCCACCCCGGTCCCCGGCACGCCGACCCCGGGCATCAGCGTCGACGCGGTGCGCTGGATGCACCGCCGCGGGGTCGCCCTCTGCGCCCCCGACCGGGGCGACGCCAACCCGCCGCTGGACCCGGCCGGGCCGTCCCCGCTGCACGGCGTCGGGCTGGGCCGGCTGGCGATGCCGCTGATCGACGCGGTCGGGCTCGACGACCTCGCGGCGCTGTGCGCGGAGCTGCAGCGTTACAGCTTCCTGCTCACCGTCGCCCCGCCGCGCATCCACGGCCTGACCGGTATCCCGGTCAACCCCATCGCCCTGTTCTGA
- the map gene encoding type I methionyl aminopeptidase has product MIELKTPAEIERMHVAGRFVAEVLTEVGRLADVGVNLMDLEHHVRGMIERRGAESCYWDYAPSFGKGPFRNVICLSVNDAVLHGLPHDYLLRDGDVLSADIAVGIDGWVADSARTVIVGTPAEEDLRIIRATEEALEAAIEVARPGNRLGDISAAIYAVACDYGYPVNTEFGGHGIGRTMHEDLHVSNKGQAGRGMKLRPGLTLALEPWFARTTDKIVYDPDGWTIRSADGSRTAHSEHTVAVTEDAPLVLTRRAPETPAARDDTAGRVSTKDA; this is encoded by the coding sequence GTGATCGAACTGAAGACGCCCGCGGAGATCGAGCGCATGCACGTGGCCGGGCGTTTTGTCGCCGAGGTGCTCACCGAGGTCGGCCGGCTCGCCGATGTCGGCGTCAACCTCATGGACCTGGAGCACCACGTGCGCGGCATGATCGAGCGCCGCGGCGCGGAGTCGTGCTACTGGGACTACGCGCCGTCCTTCGGCAAGGGCCCGTTCCGCAACGTCATCTGCCTCTCGGTCAACGACGCCGTCCTGCACGGCCTGCCTCACGACTACCTCCTGCGCGACGGGGACGTGCTCAGCGCGGACATCGCGGTCGGCATCGACGGCTGGGTGGCGGACTCGGCGCGCACGGTCATCGTCGGCACCCCTGCCGAGGAGGACCTGCGGATCATCCGCGCCACCGAGGAAGCGCTGGAGGCGGCGATCGAGGTCGCGCGCCCGGGCAACCGCCTGGGCGACATCTCGGCGGCGATCTACGCGGTGGCGTGCGACTACGGCTACCCGGTCAACACCGAGTTCGGCGGGCACGGCATCGGCCGCACCATGCACGAGGACCTCCACGTCTCCAACAAGGGCCAGGCGGGCCGCGGCATGAAGCTCAGGCCGGGCCTGACCCTCGCGCTCGAACCGTGGTTCGCGCGCACGACCGACAAGATCGTCTACGACCCCGACGGCTGGACCATCCGCTCGGCGGACGGCTCGCGCACGGCCCACTCCGAGCACACGGTGGCCGTCACCGAGGACGCCCCCCTGGTGCTCACCCGGCGTGCACCCGAAACCCCGGCGGCCCGGGACGACACCGCCGGCCGGGTGTCCACAAAGGACGCCTGA
- a CDS encoding globin domain-containing protein, with product MRPTLYEFAGGDPAFLALAAAHHERCLADPELNHPFSHPGQHPEHVERLAWYWAEVLGGPPRFSTECADHSAMLRMHAGNGDMSDLGRRFVDCFVRAADDADLPADPEFRAALRSYMEWAVAEVLAYPGPATEVPADLAVPRWSWNGLQSV from the coding sequence GTGCGCCCGACGTTGTACGAGTTCGCCGGCGGTGACCCCGCGTTCCTCGCGCTGGCCGCCGCCCACCACGAACGCTGCCTGGCCGATCCCGAGCTGAACCACCCGTTCTCCCACCCGGGGCAACACCCGGAGCACGTGGAGCGGCTGGCCTGGTACTGGGCGGAGGTGCTGGGCGGCCCGCCGCGGTTCTCGACCGAGTGCGCGGACCATTCGGCGATGCTCCGGATGCACGCCGGCAACGGTGACATGTCCGACCTCGGCCGCCGGTTCGTCGACTGCTTCGTGCGCGCCGCCGACGACGCGGACCTGCCCGCCGATCCCGAGTTCCGCGCCGCGCTGCGGTCCTACATGGAATGGGCGGTGGCCGAGGTGCTCGCCTACCCGGGCCCGGCCACCGAGGTGCCGGCGGACCTGGCCGTGCCGCGGTGGTCGTGGAACGGGTTGCAGTCCGTGTAA
- a CDS encoding CAP domain-containing protein: MFRKMVACGATAVLAALVPGWATPASASVADLYPAQVLQLTNSNRVQNGCKALTSDPQLAVAAQAHNDEMAKYRYFSHTGRKGEGPAARIVDAGYRWAQWAENIAAGQRTPTAVVDAWMHSPVHRANILNCSLREIGIGYSVDSAKKAYWTQDFGTPRT; encoded by the coding sequence ATGTTCCGGAAAATGGTGGCCTGCGGGGCGACCGCGGTACTGGCGGCGCTCGTCCCGGGCTGGGCCACGCCCGCGTCGGCGTCCGTCGCGGACCTCTACCCCGCCCAGGTGCTGCAGCTGACCAACAGCAACCGGGTCCAGAACGGCTGCAAGGCGCTCACCAGCGATCCGCAGCTCGCGGTCGCAGCCCAGGCGCACAACGACGAAATGGCGAAGTACCGCTACTTCAGCCACACCGGCCGCAAGGGCGAGGGGCCGGCCGCGCGGATCGTGGACGCGGGGTACCGCTGGGCGCAGTGGGCCGAGAACATCGCCGCCGGGCAGCGCACGCCCACCGCGGTCGTCGACGCGTGGATGCACAGCCCGGTGCACCGGGCCAACATCCTCAACTGCTCGCTGCGCGAGATCGGCATCGGGTACAGCGTCGACTCGGCGAAGAAGGCGTACTGGACGCAGGACTTCGGGACGCCCCGGACGTAG
- a CDS encoding NAD-dependent protein deacetylase — protein MRTRPTLTWTSADAPLPRTSSLDELTDVVSRRRVAVLSGAGLSTESGIPDYRGASGSLRRHTPMTYDEFVTSAGGRQRYWARSHLGWRTIARADPNDGHRAVTALRDGGYVAGVITQNVDGLHQAAGTADAVELHGSLDRVICLDCRRTSPRAELDRRLRAANPDFEGTATRINPDGDVELPEDVVRRFSPVPCADCVSGVLKPDVVFFGENVPRPRVEQCFRLVDDADALVVLGSSLTVMSGLRFVRHAAKAGKPVVIVNHGETRGDRYATVRVDRPLGQALTELADRLGCPVGGDRGRTA, from the coding sequence GTGCGTACCCGGCCCACCTTGACCTGGACTTCGGCGGACGCGCCGCTGCCGCGGACGTCCAGCCTCGACGAGCTGACCGACGTCGTCTCCCGGCGGCGGGTCGCCGTGCTCAGCGGCGCCGGGCTGTCGACGGAGTCCGGGATCCCCGACTACCGCGGCGCGTCCGGCAGCCTGCGCCGGCACACGCCGATGACCTACGACGAGTTCGTCACCAGCGCCGGCGGGCGGCAGCGGTACTGGGCGCGCAGTCACCTCGGCTGGCGCACGATCGCCCGCGCCGACCCGAACGACGGCCACCGTGCGGTGACCGCCCTGCGCGACGGCGGGTACGTCGCCGGCGTGATCACCCAGAACGTCGACGGGCTGCACCAGGCGGCGGGCACCGCCGACGCCGTCGAGCTGCACGGCAGCCTCGACCGCGTGATCTGCCTGGACTGCCGCCGCACCAGCCCGCGCGCCGAGCTGGACCGGCGGCTGCGCGCGGCCAACCCGGACTTCGAGGGCACCGCGACCCGGATCAACCCGGACGGCGACGTCGAGCTGCCCGAGGACGTCGTGCGCCGGTTCAGCCCGGTGCCGTGCGCGGACTGCGTGTCCGGCGTGCTCAAGCCCGACGTGGTGTTCTTCGGCGAGAACGTGCCCCGGCCGCGTGTCGAGCAGTGCTTCCGGCTGGTCGACGACGCCGACGCGCTGGTCGTCCTCGGTTCGTCCCTGACCGTGATGTCCGGCCTGCGGTTCGTCCGGCACGCGGCGAAGGCGGGCAAGCCGGTGGTGATCGTCAACCACGGCGAGACCCGCGGCGACCGCTACGCGACGGTGCGGGTGGACCGGCCGCTGGGCCAGGCCCTGACCGAGCTGGCCGACCGGCTGGGCTGCCCGGTCGGCGGGGATCGCGGCCGAACCGCGTGA
- a CDS encoding HD domain-containing protein → MSEIIAGVAVPETAAVAEATRLARETTSPLLYHHSRRVYFFGRIHALRLGVAPDPELLYLAAMFHDAGLLTPFSAVEQRFEVDGADHGRRFLLDHGFSAAAAETVWTAIALHTTPGIPGRMGPEIATTHFGVLTDVLGFGLDGLDPDQVAEIVAAHPRGEFKKDFLSTYLDGLKSRPETTNGTVNSDVLAHFVPGFRRTTTVERVLASAWPS, encoded by the coding sequence ATGTCAGAGATCATCGCGGGGGTGGCGGTTCCCGAAACGGCGGCGGTCGCCGAGGCGACCCGGCTCGCCCGGGAGACGACCAGCCCGCTGCTCTACCACCACTCCCGCCGCGTGTACTTCTTCGGCCGGATCCACGCGCTGCGGCTCGGCGTGGCACCGGACCCGGAACTGCTCTACCTGGCCGCCATGTTCCACGACGCCGGTCTCCTGACGCCGTTTTCCGCCGTGGAGCAGCGGTTCGAGGTCGACGGCGCCGACCACGGGCGCCGGTTCCTGCTCGATCACGGGTTCTCCGCGGCGGCCGCGGAAACGGTGTGGACGGCGATCGCCCTGCACACGACCCCGGGCATCCCCGGCCGGATGGGCCCGGAGATCGCCACCACGCACTTCGGCGTGCTGACCGACGTGCTCGGCTTCGGCCTGGACGGGCTGGACCCCGATCAGGTGGCGGAAATCGTCGCCGCGCACCCGCGGGGCGAGTTCAAGAAGGACTTCCTGAGCACCTACCTCGACGGGCTCAAGAGCCGCCCGGAGACGACCAACGGAACCGTGAACTCCGATGTGCTGGCGCATTTCGTCCCCGGTTTCCGGCGCACGACGACCGTCGAGCGCGTCCTCGCTTCGGCGTGGCCGAGCTGA